A single genomic interval of Stieleria maiorica harbors:
- a CDS encoding FAD:protein FMN transferase, with protein sequence MTIQQTRRALLLVAFLISAAVWFGSTTATAQDQSGQNDTGPRTIREFRGKTMGTSYMVKVAGAEAVDDQTLRFSIDAELRRVNDQMSTYLESSEISQFNRSTSTDWFAVSSEFAAVVTEAQSIAEKTDGAFDITVAPLVNAWSFGPTERSRTVPDADTLKQVMATVGYKKLDVRTDPPGLKKQIPELQIDLSSIAKGHGVDRVVDKLSQLGASDVFVEIGGEVRTSGDKPGGPWKVGIQLPDAAQDTVMIAHAMLMNEPAGNAMATSGDYRNMYVVDGKRYSHTIDPRTGAPVEHDLASVTVIAKTCMQADGWATALNVLGQNPALAIAKQDDIHTLLVSRTDAKEYQMAGTGILAQYAQAAPDAADNTGWLEALVPVAVITFGVFSILLFAMAIGVVFGRRSISGSCGGLASKTNEDGSTSCSLCSNPSDACKELRDKMAADRSE encoded by the coding sequence ATGACGATCCAACAAACGCGACGGGCACTGCTGCTGGTCGCGTTTCTTATTTCAGCAGCCGTCTGGTTCGGCAGCACGACAGCCACCGCTCAGGATCAATCCGGCCAGAACGATACCGGGCCGCGGACGATTCGAGAATTTCGCGGCAAGACGATGGGCACCAGCTACATGGTCAAAGTCGCCGGGGCGGAGGCGGTGGATGACCAGACGCTGCGGTTTTCAATCGATGCCGAACTGAGACGCGTCAACGACCAGATGTCGACGTATCTGGAGTCGTCCGAAATCTCTCAATTCAATCGGTCGACCAGCACGGATTGGTTCGCGGTCAGCAGCGAGTTTGCCGCCGTGGTCACCGAGGCGCAATCCATCGCCGAGAAAACTGACGGCGCGTTCGACATCACGGTCGCGCCATTGGTCAACGCCTGGAGCTTTGGGCCGACCGAACGTAGCAGAACGGTTCCCGACGCGGACACGCTGAAGCAAGTCATGGCGACGGTGGGCTACAAAAAGCTGGACGTCCGCACCGATCCGCCGGGGTTGAAAAAACAGATCCCCGAGTTGCAGATCGATCTTTCATCGATCGCCAAGGGGCACGGCGTCGACCGAGTCGTCGATAAATTATCCCAGTTGGGGGCCAGCGACGTGTTCGTGGAGATCGGCGGCGAGGTGCGAACCAGCGGCGACAAACCGGGCGGCCCTTGGAAGGTCGGGATTCAACTGCCCGATGCAGCCCAGGATACGGTGATGATCGCCCACGCGATGTTGATGAACGAACCGGCGGGCAACGCGATGGCTACCTCCGGCGATTACCGGAACATGTACGTCGTTGATGGAAAACGATATTCACACACGATCGACCCGCGGACCGGTGCGCCGGTGGAACACGACCTCGCTTCGGTGACCGTGATCGCAAAAACTTGCATGCAGGCCGACGGCTGGGCGACTGCATTGAACGTCTTGGGACAAAATCCGGCGCTGGCGATCGCGAAACAAGATGACATCCACACCTTGCTCGTCTCGCGAACCGATGCAAAGGAGTATCAGATGGCAGGCACGGGAATTTTGGCACAGTACGCCCAGGCGGCGCCCGATGCCGCTGACAACACGGGGTGGTTGGAGGCGCTTGTGCCGGTCGCCGTGATCACCTTTGGCGTGTTTTCAATTCTGTTGTTCGCGATGGCGATCGGAGTCGTTTTCGGGCGCCGCTCGATCAGCGGGTCATGCGGCGGATTGGCCAGCAAGACCAACGAGGACGGCAGCACCAGTTGCTCCCTTTGCAGCAACCCTTCGGATGCCTGCAAGGAACTGCGCGATAAAATGGCGGCCGACCGATCGGAGTAG
- a CDS encoding HAD family hydrolase: MASRPQRVFEPIQKSDGSERDGSESDRGDTLPEVAGVALDMDGLLFDTERIYWQVGDTILQRRGHRYSSALQARMMGRIGAAAVQEMIDFHSLGDSAEELLAESDDLYGNLLPQLLRPMPGLEDWIGHLQSSGVPFALTTSSRRKWVDIIFAELHWRQSLTFVLTGDDVRNGKPHPEMYSTAAERFGLQPHRMLVLEDSGNGCAAGVAAGASVVAIPNEHTREQDFTGAVLVADSLLDQRLWQMLR, encoded by the coding sequence ATGGCGAGCCGCCCACAGCGAGTATTTGAACCGATCCAGAAGTCCGATGGTAGCGAACGCGATGGAAGCGAGTCCGATCGCGGCGACACGCTTCCCGAGGTGGCCGGGGTGGCGTTGGACATGGACGGATTGCTGTTTGACACTGAACGGATTTACTGGCAGGTCGGCGACACGATCCTGCAGCGGCGCGGGCACCGTTACAGTTCGGCGCTACAAGCACGCATGATGGGGCGGATCGGTGCCGCGGCGGTGCAAGAAATGATCGACTTCCACTCCCTGGGCGATTCAGCCGAAGAATTGCTGGCCGAATCGGACGATCTGTACGGCAACCTGCTGCCGCAACTGCTGCGTCCGATGCCGGGGCTGGAGGATTGGATCGGACATCTGCAATCCAGCGGGGTCCCGTTCGCGCTGACCACCAGCAGTCGCCGGAAATGGGTCGACATCATCTTCGCCGAGCTGCATTGGCGCCAGTCGCTGACCTTCGTTTTGACCGGGGACGATGTCCGAAACGGCAAACCCCACCCGGAAATGTATTCCACCGCGGCCGAGCGATTCGGGCTCCAACCCCACCGCATGCTGGTGCTGGAAGACAGCGGCAACGGGTGCGCCGCAGGGGTTGCTGCGGGGGCAAGCGTCGTCGCGATCCCGAACGAACACACCCGCGAGCAAGATTTCACCGGAGCGGTCTTGGTGGCCGACTCGCTGTTGGATCAACGGCTGTGGCAGATGCTGCGTTAG
- a CDS encoding DUF3754 domain-containing protein, which yields MSESVDRILTNWSIDGTGPLTRGASEISTSGWIRDDAAHWSIEPFLPIETQTLVEYLRSRETGSAELDCAGRERFDDAIRKITEHVQAKTTRYHAQFSDRYRSMDPDSDCKIPIDLQCDQVTDDSQRLMALCDEILTDAAYKKLTQDDIEKCVGVSSHWGVPMTANFGLFQHLAVYARGDIIGRRCKRRLQNLYRMEMVDVAIYQRLVVLFQLAEDHERGEMLSAGQFHLRIFKNIPKQDVDMLLPGTRVRLSKLDRVKVIAPSLGGWLLSLQKISRFVLVTLALAAYYSTALVIGLILAAIGYCVKSFFSYFQTKNRYLLDLTRNLYFQKLDTNAGAAFQIIQQAGRQSSNEATLAYFALATETEPISRRRLRRKCERLIREAIDVEIDFQVDRAIETLVQLGLTIETADEKLVIAKVSSPV from the coding sequence GTGTCTGAATCGGTCGACCGAATTCTTACCAACTGGTCCATCGATGGAACAGGCCCGCTGACGCGAGGGGCCAGCGAAATCAGCACGTCAGGCTGGATCCGGGACGACGCGGCGCACTGGTCGATCGAGCCATTCTTGCCGATCGAAACGCAAACGCTGGTCGAGTATTTGAGATCTCGCGAGACGGGATCTGCAGAATTGGATTGCGCAGGGCGTGAGCGGTTTGACGATGCGATCCGAAAGATCACCGAACACGTCCAGGCCAAAACGACGCGGTATCACGCCCAGTTTTCGGACCGATATCGCTCCATGGACCCCGACAGTGACTGCAAAATCCCGATCGACCTGCAGTGCGATCAGGTCACCGACGACTCACAACGGTTGATGGCACTGTGTGATGAAATCCTGACCGATGCGGCCTACAAAAAGCTGACCCAGGATGACATCGAAAAATGCGTCGGAGTCTCCAGCCACTGGGGCGTGCCGATGACCGCCAATTTCGGACTGTTTCAACACTTGGCCGTCTATGCCCGCGGCGACATCATCGGCCGACGATGCAAACGACGACTTCAAAACCTGTATCGCATGGAGATGGTCGACGTCGCGATCTATCAACGGTTGGTCGTTTTGTTTCAACTGGCTGAAGATCACGAGCGCGGCGAAATGCTCTCAGCCGGGCAGTTTCATTTGCGGATCTTTAAGAACATCCCCAAGCAGGATGTCGACATGCTGCTGCCGGGAACCCGTGTCCGACTTAGCAAACTCGATCGCGTGAAAGTGATTGCGCCCAGCCTGGGCGGTTGGCTGTTGTCACTGCAAAAGATCTCGCGGTTCGTGCTCGTCACGCTCGCCCTGGCCGCCTACTACTCGACCGCCCTGGTGATCGGATTGATCCTGGCCGCGATCGGCTACTGCGTGAAAAGCTTCTTCAGCTACTTTCAAACCAAAAACCGCTACCTGCTGGATCTGACACGGAACCTGTATTTCCAAAAGCTAGACACCAACGCCGGCGCCGCATTCCAAATCATCCAACAAGCCGGCCGCCAATCAAGCAACGAGGCCACGCTGGCCTATTTCGCACTGGCGACCGAGACGGAGCCGATCAGCCGTCGGCGGTTGCGGCGAAAATGCGAGCGATTGATCCGCGAAGCGATCGACGTCGAAATCGACTTTCAAGTCGATCGGGCGATCGAGACGCTCGTGCAGCTCGGCCTGACAATCGAGACGGCTGACGAGAAGCTCGTGATCGCCAAGGTGTCGAGCCCAGTCTGA
- a CDS encoding BlaI/MecI/CopY family transcriptional regulator: MSENLPTDRELQILAVLWARGESTVREVYEDLRRQGEELAQNTVQAFLRLMYEKQLVTYRQQGRAFVYRAAVAQKRTRGQLVSSLVQRAFDGAVDALVQSAFDAKAPSEEELQRLEELLRQHRAGKKKSR, encoded by the coding sequence ATGTCTGAAAACCTTCCCACCGATCGTGAACTGCAAATCCTCGCCGTTCTTTGGGCGCGGGGTGAATCCACGGTGCGCGAGGTTTACGAAGACCTTCGTCGGCAAGGCGAAGAGTTGGCCCAAAACACGGTCCAGGCGTTTCTGCGTCTGATGTACGAGAAACAGCTGGTCACCTATCGCCAACAAGGCCGGGCGTTCGTGTATCGCGCCGCCGTCGCCCAAAAACGCACCCGTGGACAACTCGTATCGTCGTTGGTGCAACGCGCATTTGACGGTGCCGTCGACGCGCTGGTGCAGAGCGCGTTTGATGCCAAGGCTCCCAGCGAAGAAGAACTGCAGCGACTGGAAGAACTGCTGCGGCAACATCGGGCCGGCAAGAAAAAGTCACGCTGA
- a CDS encoding M56 family metallopeptidase gives MSTRSVHGRRPPFRWRSVLSGVYFSGAGLCVAFLLMGRVRIRWIESVAQTHRSGDVPPHVRLLICPRASRPYCRGIIQPRIVVPPAVAESEHFRHVLRHELIHLKRRDASTRFLMNVAMPVLYLHPFYWLLRRSAIMASENVADAMAAKETSIDAYSGGMIELVRSLNSTSWGLSVVSGWSNDATLTKRIQWLLQSRGQSYPCTLGWSCRTGAIGVVLMGFVTFLFGCTPEPARTGSLEAVGDTIAGGIWSMTSDLPGSAAQISDCDVKVVRGQVFDGGMPVADAEVWASGYGRIGGREKVVTDQDGRFQLALPIDPRMAIRSWNIAAFQGDRFGKSGIVSDDDTVTINLRPGRAASFEVRDRATGDLVSGARLFLQDGRIVDTSDGRCRVGGLAEELVRLVVVAPKFARRAIEIDLYSEKQERLVVRLDKGGRIHGRILDRSGQPVAGNPVGLMVSHQNLQPAMRQITDQDGRYSMSGIPVDRPVRLSVYSHKTSNGSRWETQTVSVSAAGSLEVDFSVDGDHAVSPETHSPGIRALTSDQPDPGRGAIRGQVLLPGGEPATEFELSFEWPRDWQPGEEIISGGRVGNACLFTPDDGRFEFTGLQKGGTYRLVAASPGFQDAVVSRVHAVSLARMESAEAIHLQLKPATDAVVTVYDSSKQPIAGADVWLVPDDPTRALDSDKFDRRRLHGRSDSKGQVSFSSIPFADGVLIVEKDGKGTEHVPWDGKDTTVTLSDSATLKVQLARPGGAAKPLDVFLQRQGSNRLSATVAGRGDQTVLFENLTAAQYKLSIESDDYRLGNGKWQQEIGLLEPGKQTVVTLMLRESPDGN, from the coding sequence ATGTCCACCCGATCAGTGCACGGCAGACGGCCGCCGTTCCGCTGGCGGTCTGTATTGAGCGGCGTCTATTTCTCGGGCGCAGGTCTGTGCGTGGCGTTTCTGTTGATGGGACGCGTTCGGATCCGGTGGATCGAGTCGGTGGCGCAAACGCATCGCTCGGGTGACGTCCCGCCGCACGTTCGTTTGTTGATCTGCCCGCGTGCAAGTCGCCCCTATTGTCGTGGAATTATTCAGCCGCGGATTGTCGTGCCGCCGGCAGTTGCCGAGAGCGAGCATTTCCGGCACGTGCTACGGCACGAATTGATTCATCTGAAAAGACGTGATGCGTCGACCCGTTTCTTGATGAACGTGGCCATGCCGGTCCTGTACCTCCATCCGTTCTATTGGTTGCTCAGACGGTCGGCGATCATGGCGTCGGAAAACGTGGCCGATGCGATGGCCGCAAAGGAAACTTCGATCGACGCCTACTCCGGTGGAATGATTGAACTGGTCAGGTCGCTCAACTCGACCTCTTGGGGATTGTCGGTTGTGAGCGGGTGGAGCAACGATGCGACGCTAACCAAGCGGATTCAGTGGTTACTGCAGTCCCGCGGGCAATCGTATCCTTGCACTCTCGGTTGGTCATGTAGAACGGGGGCGATCGGTGTTGTCCTGATGGGCTTCGTGACATTCCTGTTCGGTTGCACGCCGGAGCCCGCACGAACGGGCAGTCTGGAGGCGGTCGGGGATACCATCGCAGGCGGCATTTGGTCGATGACATCCGATTTGCCCGGCAGTGCCGCACAGATCAGCGACTGTGATGTCAAGGTCGTTCGCGGACAGGTCTTCGATGGCGGAATGCCGGTCGCCGACGCCGAAGTCTGGGCGAGCGGCTACGGGCGGATCGGCGGACGCGAGAAAGTTGTGACGGATCAGGACGGCCGCTTCCAACTCGCGTTGCCGATTGATCCGCGGATGGCAATCCGTTCTTGGAACATCGCCGCGTTCCAAGGAGATCGATTCGGCAAGTCCGGCATAGTGTCTGACGATGACACTGTCACGATCAATCTCCGTCCCGGCCGCGCTGCATCATTCGAGGTTCGTGATCGAGCGACCGGAGATCTGGTTTCCGGCGCACGCTTGTTTTTGCAGGATGGTCGGATCGTGGACACCTCGGACGGACGTTGTCGTGTCGGCGGCCTAGCCGAAGAACTCGTCCGGTTGGTCGTCGTTGCACCGAAGTTTGCCCGTCGCGCAATCGAGATCGACCTCTATTCCGAAAAACAAGAGCGCCTGGTGGTCCGTCTGGACAAGGGCGGTCGGATCCATGGACGCATCCTGGATCGAAGCGGCCAACCGGTCGCCGGAAACCCCGTCGGGTTGATGGTCAGCCACCAAAACCTTCAGCCCGCCATGCGGCAGATCACCGACCAAGACGGCAGGTACTCCATGTCCGGCATCCCAGTCGATCGTCCGGTGCGTCTGAGCGTCTATTCCCACAAAACCTCCAACGGGTCGCGATGGGAAACGCAAACGGTCTCGGTCAGTGCGGCGGGTTCGTTGGAGGTCGATTTTTCCGTCGACGGTGACCACGCGGTTTCTCCAGAAACTCACTCGCCCGGCATCCGAGCCCTGACATCGGACCAGCCGGATCCGGGGCGTGGTGCGATCCGTGGTCAAGTGTTGTTGCCCGGCGGAGAACCGGCGACCGAGTTTGAATTGTCGTTCGAGTGGCCGCGGGATTGGCAGCCGGGTGAAGAAATCATCAGTGGTGGGCGGGTCGGAAACGCATGCCTGTTCACCCCGGATGACGGGCGATTCGAATTCACGGGGCTTCAGAAAGGCGGGACCTATCGGCTTGTCGCCGCATCGCCGGGGTTCCAAGATGCCGTGGTGTCTCGCGTCCATGCCGTGTCGCTCGCGAGAATGGAATCTGCCGAAGCGATCCACTTGCAATTGAAACCGGCGACCGATGCGGTCGTCACGGTCTATGATTCGTCAAAGCAACCGATTGCCGGGGCCGATGTGTGGCTGGTTCCCGATGATCCGACACGCGCGCTTGACTCCGACAAGTTTGACCGTCGCCGGCTTCATGGAAGGTCTGACTCGAAGGGGCAGGTGAGTTTTTCGAGCATTCCATTTGCCGATGGAGTTCTGATTGTTGAAAAGGACGGTAAGGGAACCGAACACGTTCCCTGGGACGGGAAGGACACCACTGTCACGTTATCGGATTCGGCGACCTTGAAGGTCCAACTGGCGCGTCCCGGCGGCGCCGCAAAACCGTTGGACGTTTTTCTGCAGCGGCAGGGAAGCAATCGCTTGAGCGCGACGGTGGCCGGTCGCGGTGATCAGACCGTGCTGTTTGAAAACCTAACCGCGGCACAGTACAAGCTGTCGATCGAATCGGACGACTACAGACTGGGCAATGGGAAATGGCAGCAGGAAATCGGCCTGCTGGAACCCGGTAAGCAGACCGTCGTGACGTTGATGCTAAGAGAGTCACCGGATGGAAATTAG